In the Hordeum vulgare subsp. vulgare chromosome 7H, MorexV3_pseudomolecules_assembly, whole genome shotgun sequence genome, one interval contains:
- the LOC123412084 gene encoding sulfite exporter TauE/SafE family protein 3-like yields MGMKWHVVAALVVACTLAAAVAADRGLSFAGGATPPGEASYLRKLANSLWQSDGTSYHHVWPPLKLGWKIVLGSFIGFFGAAFGSIGGVGGGGVFVPMLTLIIGFDPKSSAAMSKCMIMGAAVSTVYCNVKLKHPTLDMPVIDYDLALLIQPMLMLGVSIGVICNVIFPDWLVTVLLIILFIVTSTKAFLKAVETWKKETITIAVATKRSEETSEEQEYMQLSAGLDAASQSEILSDHDQNETPPDEAVSIWKNVYWKEVGLLGFVWVAFLALQLAKNYMATCSISYWVLNLLQIPVSVGVAMYEAVGLMQGRRVISSKRNEENSLRAHQLLVYCFLGVTAGVVAGLLGVGGGSIMGPLFLELGVPPQVASATATFAMMFSASMSVVEYYLLNRFPVPYALYLTILAFLAAIIGQRVVRKLIDLLGRASIIIFILSFMIFISALSLGGVGISNTIHKIARREYMGFENICKYGV; encoded by the exons ATGGGGATGAAATGGCACGTCGTCGCGGCGCTGGTCGTGGCCTGCactctcgccgccgccgtcgccgcagaCAGGGGGCTCTCGTTCGCCGGCGGCGCCACGCCACCGGGGGAAGCGAGCTACCTGCGCAAGCTGGCCAACTCCCTCTGGCAGAGTGACGGGACCAGCTACCACCACGTGTGGCCG CCATTAAAACTTGGGTGGAAAATTGTCTTGGGGTCATTCATTGGATTCTTTGGAGCAGCGTTCGGCAGCATCGGCggcgtaggtggcggtggggtctTCGTTCCGATGCTGACCTTGATCATTGGCTTTGACCCCAAGTCGTCTGCTGCGATGTCAAAAT GTATGATCATGGGGGCCGCTGTGTCAACCGTGTACTGCAACGTCAAGCTGAAGCACCCAACATTGGACATGCCAGTGATAGACTATGATCTAGCCCTGCTCATACAGCCCATGCTCATGCTAGGGGTCAGCATTGGTGTTATCTGCAATGTGATATTCCCTGACTGGCTTGTCACAGTCCTCTTGATCATTCTCTTCATAG TTACTTCAACTAAAGCTTTTCTGAAGGCTGTCGAAACATGGAAGAAAGAGACGATAACCATAGCG GTGGCAACAAAACGATCAGAGGAAACCA GTGAAGAACAGGAGTACATGCAGCTGTCTGCAGGACTTGACGCCGCATCTCAGTCTGAAATTCTGTCAGATCATGATCAAAATGAAACCCCGCCAGATGAAGCG GTATCCATTTGGAAGAATGTTTACTGGAAGGAGGTTGGCCTCCTTGGCTTTGTCTGGGTAGCATTCCTTGCGCTTCAGCTCGCTAAG AACTACATGGCAACTTGCTCCATCTCGTACTGGGTTCTGAACTTACTCCAG ATCCCAGTGTCAGTTGGGGTGGCGATGTACGAGGCAGTAGGTTTGATGCAGGGGAGGAGGGTGATATCATCAAAGAGGAATGAAGAGAACAGCCTGAGAGCTCATCAGCTGTTGGTATACTGCTTCTTGGGCGTCACGGCTGGTGTCGTCGCCGGTCTTCTTGGCGTCGGTGGGGGCTCCATCATGGGgcctctcttcttggagctcGGTGTCCCACCGCAA GTCGCAAGTGCTACAGCCACCTTCGCGATGATGTTCTCAGCTTCCATGTCCGTCGTAGAGTACTACCTCCTGAACCGGTTCCCTGTGCCATATG CTCTCTACTTGACCATCCTGGCATTTTTGGCTGCGATCATTGGTCAGAGGGTTGTGAGGAAGCTAATTGATCTGCTAGGGCGGGCATcgatcatcatcttcatattgtccttcatgatcttcatcagcGCGCTCTCTCTAG GCGGAGTCGGCATCTCGAACACGATCCACAAGATCGCGCGGCGGGAGTACATGGGATTTGAGAACATCTGCAAATATGGTGTGTAG